One genomic window of Candidatus Pseudobacter hemicellulosilyticus includes the following:
- a CDS encoding RNA polymerase sigma-70 factor, which translates to MIAAGKYPEAELLQLAASGEEPAFTELFRLYQYRLFGFIYKMTGSADMAEDIVQEVFLKLWQNRQELGAIQQFSAYLFRMAQNQAINAFKRMARETLILAELQQSVHPQPDAADTLAARQLEETLKKLISQLPPQQQLIYLLSREQGLKHEEIAERLRIAPGTVKNHMIQALRTLRQQLTNYPGASLFLLHFISVATAFEK; encoded by the coding sequence TTGATAGCGGCAGGAAAATACCCCGAAGCTGAACTGTTACAGTTGGCCGCCAGTGGAGAAGAACCCGCTTTCACTGAGTTGTTCCGTTTATACCAATACCGCCTCTTCGGTTTCATCTATAAAATGACGGGTTCTGCGGACATGGCGGAGGATATTGTCCAGGAAGTCTTCCTGAAGCTCTGGCAGAACCGGCAGGAGCTGGGGGCCATCCAGCAGTTTTCCGCCTATCTTTTCCGGATGGCCCAGAACCAGGCCATCAACGCCTTTAAAAGAATGGCCAGGGAGACCCTGATCCTGGCCGAACTGCAGCAGTCCGTCCATCCCCAGCCTGACGCCGCTGATACCCTGGCGGCCCGGCAATTGGAAGAGACCCTGAAAAAGCTGATCAGCCAGCTGCCGCCCCAGCAACAGCTGATCTACCTGCTGAGCCGGGAACAGGGGCTGAAACACGAAGAAATAGCCGAGCGCCTGCGGATTGCACCCGGCACTGTCAAGAACCATATGATCCAGGCCCTCCGCACCCTGCGGCAGCAACTGACCAATTACCCCGGCGCCTCCCTGTTCCTGCTTCATTTTATCAGCGTTGCCACCGCCTTTGAAAAATAA
- a CDS encoding DUF4974 domain-containing protein: MMPEERIYLLATRFFEGSITEQEQHELAGWIEQSDNDAALADLLARAWETYRPTAELMALADTRLKGMPQKWYIVPATQQPAAGPDTAGAASVPVIALPVTRNISRKTNKWWWAAAAVLFLLLAGAATWLFLPPGKSSESPTAKNNIVPPGGNKAILTLADGSNIVLDSIGNGQLAAQGNVQILKQGDMVSYVFKQDEDNLQSHLYFNTIATPPGGEYRIVLPDGSKVWLNAASSIRFPARFAAHERRVAVTGECYFEVAAVNNRSGQKLPFIVSVHAGDYAAVEGNMADITVLGTQFNVNAYANEPLVKATLVEGRIRMALPDNTDAVELQPGAQARLQPGAGKITIDRNADLEEVLAWRNGVFSFSNADIPTVMRQLQRWYDVSVVYNGDLPDARFEGTIPRNSNLEEVLDIIRQTNPNIHVKLEGRKIRVTP; the protein is encoded by the coding sequence ATGATGCCGGAAGAGAGAATTTACCTGCTGGCTACCCGTTTTTTTGAGGGTAGCATAACAGAACAAGAACAACATGAACTGGCCGGCTGGATAGAGCAGTCGGACAATGATGCCGCCCTGGCCGATCTCCTGGCCCGTGCCTGGGAAACCTACCGGCCTACCGCCGAGCTGATGGCCCTGGCCGATACCCGCCTCAAAGGCATGCCCCAGAAATGGTATATAGTTCCTGCTACCCAGCAGCCCGCTGCCGGACCAGATACCGCCGGAGCTGCTTCCGTCCCTGTGATTGCGCTGCCCGTAACCCGTAATATCTCCCGCAAAACAAATAAATGGTGGTGGGCCGCCGCCGCTGTACTGTTCCTGCTCCTGGCAGGTGCAGCCACCTGGCTTTTCCTGCCGCCCGGTAAGTCTTCAGAATCCCCAACCGCCAAAAACAATATTGTCCCGCCTGGTGGCAACAAAGCCATCCTTACCCTGGCCGATGGTTCAAACATTGTGCTGGACAGCATTGGTAATGGCCAGCTGGCCGCCCAGGGCAATGTGCAGATACTGAAGCAGGGAGATATGGTGTCCTATGTTTTCAAACAGGATGAGGACAACCTGCAGTCCCACCTTTATTTCAATACTATTGCCACTCCGCCTGGTGGTGAATACCGTATTGTACTGCCTGACGGCAGTAAGGTATGGTTGAATGCCGCTTCTTCCATCCGCTTCCCGGCCCGCTTTGCCGCTCATGAGCGCCGGGTGGCTGTTACCGGCGAATGTTATTTTGAAGTAGCTGCTGTCAATAATAGATCCGGCCAGAAACTACCCTTTATAGTAAGTGTTCATGCCGGTGATTATGCTGCTGTTGAAGGTAATATGGCGGATATCACTGTACTGGGTACTCAATTCAATGTAAACGCCTATGCCAATGAGCCATTGGTGAAAGCCACGCTGGTAGAAGGTCGTATCCGTATGGCCCTGCCTGATAACACAGATGCCGTTGAGCTGCAGCCGGGGGCACAGGCCAGGTTACAGCCGGGCGCCGGAAAAATTACCATAGACAGGAATGCAGACCTGGAGGAAGTGCTGGCCTGGCGCAACGGGGTGTTTTCCTTCAGCAATGCTGATATCCCTACCGTTATGCGGCAGTTGCAGCGCTGGTATGATGTATCCGTTGTATATAACGGCGATCTGCCGGATGCCCGTTTTGAAGGCACTATTCCCCGGAACAGCAACCTGGAAGAGGTGCTGGATATTATCCGGCAAACCAATCCCAACATACATGTAAAACTGGAAGGAAGGAAAATAAGGGTAACCCCCTGA
- a CDS encoding SusC/RagA family TonB-linked outer membrane protein, with protein MRWTAFFLLAGCLQAAASGKAQQVNLSRNQVSLKSVFRDIGKQTGYTFFYNPRLLEGTEPVSLSLEKVSLEEALKAALNNQPLTYSIVNRTVVIKAKPPVAPTIPMVVDETVTIKGKVLDENGSPLLGASIIIKGNASGTSTNNEGEFTISVASGTVLVVSYIGFEPHEFTARKTGQVVIRLKLRSLKDSMNNVVVTGYNTIRRESFTGTAVTVTGEDLKMVNPQNMLRSLQVFDPSFRIADNVLAGSNPNMLPNITVRGSTALPGNSTDIISRSNLGGMTNLPTFIMDGYEVTLQKVFDLDMNRVQSVTLLKDAAATAIYGSRAANGVVVIVTKPPKRGKLQVNYNYELNLQTPDLTEYDLLDATRKLEYERMAGVYDNSKNISMSQDQLDQLYYHHLEKALGGVNTYWLSQPLKSAYGQKHSLYVEGGDQAFRYGLEMRYQTMPGVMKGSTRDRLSTGLNLSYNVGSKFQFRNQIMITQMKAKESPYGSFSNYARMNPYFPKTDSAGRTVQVIDLWRQTASSGTQSIVPVLNPLYDASLGSFDKSDYLELIDAFSAEWSILPSLRFRGLASINKTKTTGDFFRSPNANYYYDYGADRINERGYYRFTTTDETFFDGNATLTFNQQLGGHFINAMLGSNMRTYFSQYREVSAVGFTNDRFTDIGFAVGYGEDARPYSHRSRERLVGAFVSVNYSFRNRYLMDFTYRQDGSSKFGDDKKIAPFSAFGIGWNLHQEAFMQGSVLSRLKIRASTGATGSVSFDSYMATPTYNYFTGNQYSTGLGAIVNNYGNTSLEWQKTTNYDLGMEIGLLKDRIVLMPRYYYKLTKGLLADITLPPSTGFGSYKENLGDMRNIGYELSIQANLIRARNFNLNLNANFSRNTNTLVKISNSLKNYNDMVDKEQSSDDYKGTPLLRYNEGQSLQTIYGVRSLGIDPENGRELYVKRDGTLTYDWDSRDIVPVGNSAPEAEGSFGLFTSYKQFSLNLNFQTRFGGDMYNQTLVDRVENADPRFNVDSRVFEEKWKQRGDHTFYKNIADLGTTEVVSRFVMPDNLIELQSLYFSYDVNQQLLSRTPVRYLRASFTMNDVWRWSSVKQERGIDYPYARSFTFSIQAGF; from the coding sequence ATGAGATGGACGGCCTTTTTCCTGTTGGCCGGCTGCCTGCAGGCTGCTGCGTCCGGTAAAGCCCAACAGGTGAATCTTTCCCGTAACCAGGTGTCCCTGAAATCTGTTTTCAGGGATATCGGTAAACAAACGGGCTATACTTTTTTCTACAATCCACGCCTGCTGGAGGGCACGGAACCCGTGAGCCTCTCCCTGGAAAAGGTATCACTGGAAGAAGCCCTGAAGGCGGCGCTGAACAACCAGCCGCTGACTTATTCCATTGTGAACAGGACCGTGGTCATCAAAGCTAAACCTCCGGTAGCGCCAACAATACCCATGGTGGTGGATGAAACCGTTACCATAAAAGGGAAAGTGCTGGATGAGAACGGTTCCCCGCTGTTGGGCGCCAGTATTATCATTAAAGGGAACGCCAGTGGCACTTCTACCAATAACGAAGGCGAATTCACCATATCGGTAGCTTCCGGCACCGTGCTGGTGGTCAGTTATATCGGGTTTGAACCGCATGAGTTCACCGCCCGCAAGACCGGGCAGGTGGTGATCCGCCTTAAGCTCAGGTCGCTCAAGGATTCTATGAACAATGTGGTGGTCACCGGGTACAATACCATCCGCAGGGAAAGCTTTACCGGTACGGCTGTTACGGTCACTGGTGAAGACCTGAAAATGGTGAACCCGCAGAATATGCTCCGCAGTTTGCAGGTATTTGATCCTTCTTTCCGCATTGCCGACAATGTGCTGGCAGGCTCCAATCCCAACATGCTGCCCAATATCACCGTGCGTGGTTCCACTGCGCTACCGGGTAACAGCACGGATATTATCAGTCGCAGTAACCTGGGTGGCATGACCAACCTGCCCACCTTTATCATGGATGGGTATGAAGTGACCCTCCAGAAAGTATTTGACCTGGACATGAACCGGGTGCAGAGTGTTACCCTGCTCAAAGATGCCGCCGCTACTGCTATCTACGGCTCCCGTGCCGCCAATGGAGTAGTGGTCATTGTTACCAAGCCGCCCAAACGTGGTAAGCTGCAGGTCAACTATAATTATGAGCTTAACCTGCAAACACCGGACCTCACAGAATATGATCTGCTGGATGCCACCAGGAAGCTGGAATATGAGCGGATGGCCGGTGTATATGATAACAGCAAGAATATTTCCATGAGCCAGGACCAGCTGGACCAGCTCTATTATCATCACCTGGAAAAAGCCCTGGGTGGGGTTAATACTTACTGGCTTTCCCAGCCGCTGAAAAGTGCCTATGGACAAAAGCATTCCCTGTATGTGGAAGGCGGCGATCAGGCTTTCCGCTACGGACTGGAAATGCGTTACCAGACCATGCCCGGCGTCATGAAGGGATCTACCCGTGACCGCCTGAGTACAGGTCTCAACCTCTCCTACAACGTAGGGTCAAAATTCCAGTTCCGCAACCAGATCATGATCACGCAGATGAAAGCAAAGGAATCCCCCTACGGCAGTTTCTCCAATTATGCCCGTATGAATCCTTATTTCCCCAAAACGGATTCAGCCGGCAGGACCGTTCAGGTCATTGATCTCTGGCGGCAGACTGCTTCTTCCGGAACGCAAAGTATTGTACCGGTGCTGAACCCGCTTTATGATGCCAGCCTGGGCAGTTTTGATAAATCCGATTACCTGGAGCTGATAGATGCGTTCTCTGCAGAATGGAGCATCCTGCCTTCCCTGCGCTTCCGTGGCCTGGCCAGTATCAACAAGACAAAGACCACCGGCGATTTCTTCCGTTCGCCCAATGCCAACTACTATTATGATTATGGCGCGGACCGGATCAATGAAAGAGGCTACTACCGCTTTACCACTACTGATGAGACCTTCTTTGACGGCAATGCTACCCTGACCTTTAATCAGCAGCTGGGCGGACATTTTATCAATGCCATGCTGGGCAGTAATATGCGTACTTATTTTTCCCAGTACAGGGAAGTGTCTGCGGTGGGTTTCACCAATGACCGGTTTACCGATATTGGTTTTGCTGTTGGTTATGGCGAGGACGCCCGGCCTTACAGCCACCGCAGCCGGGAAAGGCTGGTAGGCGCTTTTGTAAGCGTGAACTATTCCTTCAGGAACCGCTACCTGATGGACTTTACCTATCGCCAGGACGGTTCCTCCAAATTCGGGGATGATAAAAAGATTGCCCCTTTCTCCGCCTTCGGCATTGGCTGGAACCTGCACCAGGAAGCCTTTATGCAGGGCTCTGTGCTCAGCAGGCTGAAGATCAGGGCCAGCACCGGGGCCACCGGATCGGTGAGCTTTGATTCCTATATGGCCACGCCCACCTACAACTATTTTACCGGCAACCAGTACAGCACCGGCCTGGGCGCTATTGTCAATAACTATGGCAATACTTCCCTGGAATGGCAGAAGACCACCAACTACGACCTGGGCATGGAGATCGGTTTGCTCAAAGACCGCATCGTGCTGATGCCCCGCTATTATTACAAGCTTACCAAAGGACTGCTGGCGGATATTACGCTGCCGCCTTCCACCGGTTTTGGTTCGTACAAAGAAAACCTGGGCGATATGCGGAATATCGGCTATGAGCTGAGCATACAGGCCAATCTGATCCGCGCCCGGAATTTCAACCTCAACCTCAACGCCAATTTCTCCCGTAATACCAATACGCTGGTGAAGATCTCCAACTCCCTGAAGAACTACAATGATATGGTAGATAAGGAGCAGAGCTCTGATGATTACAAAGGCACTCCGCTCCTGCGTTACAATGAAGGGCAGTCCCTGCAAACCATCTATGGCGTCCGCTCACTGGGTATTGATCCGGAAAACGGCCGGGAACTGTATGTGAAAAGGGATGGTACGCTTACCTACGACTGGGACTCCCGGGATATTGTGCCGGTGGGCAACAGCGCTCCTGAGGCTGAAGGCAGTTTTGGTCTTTTTACCAGCTACAAACAGTTTTCCCTTAACCTGAACTTCCAGACCAGGTTTGGCGGAGATATGTACAACCAGACCCTGGTAGACCGGGTAGAAAATGCTGATCCCCGTTTCAACGTGGACAGCAGGGTGTTTGAAGAAAAATGGAAACAGCGTGGTGATCATACCTTTTACAAGAACATAGCAGACCTGGGCACTACAGAAGTGGTATCCCGTTTTGTAATGCCGGATAACCTGATAGAATTGCAATCCCTGTACTTCTCTTATGATGTGAACCAGCAGCTGCTGTCCCGGACACCAGTCAGGT